The genome window GCCTACAAAttccttgttttatttttgcttcttctttAACTCTTCCTTTGTTTTGCTATCTTCATTAGTCATCCAAAATACCTTGAACTTTCTATGCTCTATTGCTTTAACATTGAGGGTATTTTGGTGACTAATGATGATGTTGAATCAACTGTCCTCTTTTATTCTCTGCTTCCTCTTTGTGTTGGGAAAACATCAcatttttgtgtttgtctcttttgCTAGACTTGTCCATTTTGCCATCAGTCTTGGACACTATAAGATTTGTGTTGGGTTGGTTCATTATGCTTTTTATAGCATGTCTTTGGAAGCCTTTCACGATAGAATCATCTTGTCGTCGATTTGTCTCGACAATGTAGATTTTGTGTTGAGGAAGCCTTTCTTGGAAGGTGTTGCTATTATGGCGGCATGACACCATAATCCACACCTGTGTCCTCCTACTAATGAATTCCCCTTATCAGAGTTGATTGGCATTCGCTGGTTCTTACTTTGGCTTTCTTTGGTTATTTGACACAGTATATGTGTCATAGGTCGGTTTAAGGCAGTGATGACCGATCAGGGTAGGGGAGCTCCATATATTGCGATTTTCAATGATTTGGATGGTTTCAGAATCTAGCATAGGTGTGAGAAGAGATTTTCAAGGTCATGTAGACTATTAAGATCTTTGTTTGGGCCTCTCTGTTATGCGATTTGTAGTTTTTGATAGTTCCAGTTTTGCCAACATTCGATAGACTGTGATTTGTGGCTATTGTAACACTTATTTCTTTAAATGTAACAACCgtgaagtaaataaaaaatatttgtacatTATTTTAGTCGTATTTTTTGACTTATTTTGTAGAAACGTCATTTGTACCTTATCTCTAActtatcctttttttattttgttcatgtGAATGATAACTTTGGTAGAACTATTCATACCTTTACTCCTAGTTCACTTTCTACCATTCATTATTGGTTGGTTACCAACCTTTGGAGTTTGCTACTTTGGTTGTTTTGTTGCCAATTTTTATTGTTAGAAAATGCGCACCAAACTCCTTCAAAACACACACTCCTTTCATCTCTTTAACTTCCACATTATTTATTGTCGTGATGTGTCCGTCAACATTTTTCCACATTTTCTTTTCGTTTTTGTAACTAGCACAATTCTTTGTGcaaatttcttttttgtggCTCTTTATTCTTGCATTTCTCTTCTATAAATACCttgttctcttttcttttctaagcTTTATCCCTTTCTTCAAATTTTTCTGTCCAAAGACTTTTTActcatttttattcctttttgttAGTTAGACTATCCATTTTGATGTACTTGCTTGTTGTTTTCAAAATTCTAGAGTGGCTAGCATGAGGTTGGAGATTGTCTGCTTGATTTTTTTCAAAGTGGCCTGAGTAATTAAAAATCTAGACACGAATTAGTGTCCTTGCTTGGTTTTGGTGTCTGGAAATCATCCCAAGAGCTCTCTGTTGGGGACAATCTTATGCCTCTTGGTGCTCTCCTACAGTCACTCTACCTGGAATGTAGAAGGGACCAGGGTACCAGAGGACTTTCCTGTCTAGTCCACCAGCACACCCTATTTTTGCTTGGTGCACCCATAGTCTAaataatgaatcaaaatgaaCTATTATGCCCTTGGTACTGTTTTGCTCCACCTCACTACTACCAGAGACAGTGTAGCTGACGACATAAGAAAAGGCGGCAGAAGAGAGATGTGCAACGAAGAAAGAATCAAAGAGTGGCCATCATGAAATGGAGAGCAATCCGTAATACTTCATAACACAGGAAGAGATAATTACTTTACGAGTGAAtagacaatttagtccctgagattgtaaccactttgcatattagtccttgacttaaattttaattcataatagtcCTTAACTTTAcataagttttgcaaaatagtccctatcgtTAAATTCTCAGGTGACGACGTTAGTGAGGTGTATAGGTGGCAATTCAGTGCCACGTAGATTTCCAACATGGCACTGAGGTCTGCATCTATAAATTCTCTCTCACACGCAAGGTTGCTTCTTCTTCCCCAAAAAAATTAGGGTTTACGAAGCTGttggttgcttcttcttcttcttcttcttcttcttcccacgctgagttgcttcttcttcttctactctgaGGCTCAGTCGCTGCTGCTTGTTCACTTGATTTGTCCATGTCTGCAagtggcagttgttgtgcatttTCTGGTAGTTTCATTCAGCAATGCCACCATGGAAGACATGCAGCTATTCGAACTGCAAGAACAAGGAGGAACCCAGGAAAGTTATTCTATACTTGTGCATTACCCCAAACAGACCCAGAtaactgtcaattttttcaatgggttgaagaagaaaaccaaCTTTCTAATTCGTCTTCTGTCTCAAGAGAAACAATGGTAGTGGCTGATTTGAGGCTATAAATTGAAGCTTtgcagaagaaaatgagaaatttaacaaacattgtgttgttaggtttttcatttttaattgtaatgttagttttagggGGAATGTATTTTAGGTAAAATGTGCAATAACAGCTTTTGATATTGTAATTGTTGTTTTGCTGAAGAATTTGTAGTAGGAAGTAGCTTTTGTAGTGTAATAGCAGCTTTTGTTGCTACTGTCAATTGTTGTTTTGCTGAAGAATTTGTAGTAGGAAGTAGCTTTTGTAGTGTAATAGCAGCTTTTGTTGCTACTGTCAATTAcccatttcaattaaatataatttgttggtGAAAGAGAAGCTTTTGGAGTGGGATGGATTGTACTACTCCAACTCCAAATCCAACACagtgtataatttataaaagaaagagaagaaacatgATATCATTTCGAAGGGACAacttgaaataaaagaaagagaattagGTGATGGCACAAGAAAGAgaagtttattaaatataatttgttgttatataactttttgaagTTATTGAAGTAGCACTAAACTAGGTGGTCCTACTCCAACTCCAAATCCAACACagtgtataatttataaaagaaagagaagaaacatgacattaaatcaatttcacataatATTTGACATCCCAAAGCATGGTAGTTAGAAGCAATTGTTCAGTAGGCCATAATGTTTACATCATTTCACATGCCAGTGAAGCTTTCAAAATATACAACTACACATCCTAATatcaaaatgcaacaaaaaatgcTTCTTCAGTTTTCTTCATCAGCAACCTTCAAACTCAGCAACcttcaaaatgcaacaaaaaatggGTCTTCAGCAACCTTCAGCAACcttcaaaatgcaacaaaaaatgcTTCTTCAGTTTTCTACATCATCTTTATCAGCAACCTTCCTTTGTTTGGCTCTTGTTATGGTTAGCTTATTCCTTGCTATTGGTGGAACAATAGTTGCAGGGACCTACATGCAAATGCCAAACATGAAtaattgtaatatataaaaatggagTGCTGCAACAAATTAGGTTGAGATAAAACTACTTTGTTGTGACAAATATTTACCATCAACTCCATGTCACTATCTTGTGACAAATGAGGCTGAGATAAATTAATCTCCACCGGATCTTGTTGAACATGAGCAGCAACTTCTTCAGCCTCATTCAAAGCTTGTTCATCTTGAGATAATAGGTGGTCATCCTCATTTGAAGTTGATGGTGCAACATATTTCTTTGGCCTAACAGtaactccaatatttttatagcTTCTAATGTTATGATTGGTTTGGCCACACCTTCCACATGTAAACTTAGCCAATTTCCTCTTTAGCTTATGTCCTGTGACATTGTCCTCATCTACAGAtctctttctatttttctttggcCTTCCTCTTTGGACCCTTTTATGTGGTGGAACAGGGTGTGTATACTGTGTCTGGGCCCAATATTGTGGTCCTTGGACTGGTTCAATAAAATGTTGGTATGTCTTATTATAAGCTTCTATTGACAGCCACTCATGACACATGTCCTCAGGCTTCCCTCCTTTGTGAGTTATTGTTGCAATGGCATGTCGACATGGCATCCCTACATCAAAGTTGTAAAATCAGCACACATGTAGgttaggaatgaaaaaaaaactataaagaaCACAACCTGTTAGTTGCCATACTCCACAAGTGCATGTCCATTCACCTAAATTGACCTCAACCTTATTCCCCCACATGTGGACCTCATATCTCAGGCCCATGTTATCACCACACCAAATGGGAGTCCATTGATTAGCAAAatgaaattctttttctagtCTTTTATACTGCACTGGACATAATGGTCCAGGTTTTCCAGAAAGTTTAACCTTGCGGGCAGCCATGGTTCTCATGATATAACTTCTAATTTCTTCAAGCATTGTGATAATAGGCTTGCATCTATACTGCAgaattctggaattgaatacctcACAAGTGTTGTTGCATATATTGTCCACCTTGGGTATTGTACTGAAGTGGGCTTTTGTCCATGCTTGTTTGGGCCATTTATTCAAATACTCCCAAGCCTGGCAGTTGATTGTCTTCAAATGGGCCATATGGCCTTCAAACTCAGCAACAGTAGTGGATTTTGCACATTGCCACACAATTCCTTTAAGTTCCTTGCTTTTCCATTGCTTTGTAAAAATTTTCCAAAGATGCAAGACAACAAATCTATGAGGTGCACCAGACATGACTTCCTGTAAAGCTGGAATAAGTCCCTGAAAAATTGCAGCAAAGTAGTAAATACTTCTGGACTAGTCCCTAACTTATGTCATTAACTTCAATTAAATACCTAACTTATGATAACAATTGCAAATCACACCATGTCATACCTTTTGCATGTCTGACATGAAATTCCACCCATTCTGTATGTAATCCCCAAGATCTTCATGCAGCAAAGTTAAAAACCATTTCCAATTGTCTTTGTTCTCAATGTCCACAACAACATAAGCAATAACATAGATGTGGTTATTGCCATCAAGCCCAACAGCAGAGAGCAAGTTTCCTCCAAATGCACTCTTTAGGAAACATCCATCTAGACCTATGAATGGTCTACATCCAGCAACAAACCCCTTCTTACAGCCAGCAAGACAAATATATAGCCTCTGAAATTGTGGTGGACCTTTTGGACTTGGCACTGTGTTGATCTTAACTGTTGATCCAGGATTGCTCCTCAacaattcatgtgcataatcaaATACTTTGGCATATTGTTTCCTCTCATTCCATTCCACTAATTGCTTTGCTTCTTTCATGGCTCTCCACATCTTTGTAACTTCAATGTGCACTCCAAACTCTTGCTTGAAATATTCCAAAGCTTCAACACATTTAAGGGTTGGCTGCATTCTGAGTTTGCCCTCAAGTTTACTGACCACCCACTGTCTATTTGCTTGTTTGTTGTTCACTTCTCTGCAGCAATTATGGTTATGCTTAAATGTCTTTATCTGAAAAGAGTTTCTAACTTCATTCTTTGCACAGTAGATTTCCCAATCACAAAATGCCTTCTTGCATTTTGCTCTAGCCCTCTGTTTATCATTCTTCTTCCACTTGAACTCCCTGCCCATCAATATGCTATACTCCCTCAAGGCAGATTTAAATTCATCTAGAGTACCAAACTCCATCCCTAATTCCAACTTTTGTTCACCAACTCCACTACTTTGACTATATTGAGGATAAACTtcaacatcctcatcttcatcatcactacTAATGGGGATATTAAGCTCCTCTGAATGATAAACATCTGTCTCAACTTCAGCTTCAACTTCATTTAACATACAAGAGAAATTTATAAACCACTCAGCATCTGTCTCATCACTGTCAACTTCCTTTTCCTCCTCACTATCAGCAACATCTCTCTCTTCACCACCAGTATCTCTCTCCTCACTACCATCTCTTTGCTCACCAGCATTAGTATCCCTTTGCTCACCACCATCCCTTTGCTCACCAGTATCCATCTGCTCACCAGCATCTCTCTGCTCTCCAGCACCAACATCTGCATCAATGGTGATcaagtaaaaattaatcatattaattaattatggtaACCATGTCGGACCAAGTACAGATGAATTAAAACTTACCTTCCTCATGGCCAGCAACAGGTACATCATCTAAATCATCTTCATTCTCAACAGCTTTTCGAATTGGATCACATTCCAAGTACAACATCTGTGGGACTTCTTCTAAAATTGGATCTACTTcatgatgaaaataaacatttatctcaTTCTTATTTTCAAAAGCATCCCTAACTAAGTGTAATATATCTCCATCAGCtgtacaactcctgaacccatGATTAAAATCTAAGTCCTTATCAATCAACCAAAAACATTCTCCTATATTGCTATACTTCTTACAAGCTTTCACCAGATCATATAAGATAAATGCATTCAGGCAGTCTGTAGATATATCCTCCCAAACGTCAAATTCTCCGCCTATATATTCAACCTTTCCATCACTGGCACGTGGAGTGAATCTTCCTCCATGGTGCAATACTAAAGTTATATTGTCATTCATTCTACACAATCAGAAACCGCAAACATTGTCAtatattaggaaataaaaaaacctaCCTCAAAAAGCGCGAAGACATTGACATTGCCAAAAAGCACGAAGACACAATCAGAAACCAAAAACATTGTCATCTATAAAAACAAAGCATCATAAACGAAAATAATAAAGGATCATAAACCTCCCTACGAAGCGCGAAGACAATGCAAATGAAACCCCTCGAACATATAAAACCCCAAATCAAACCACCAAAACAATGCAAACGAAATGAATGAAACCACCAACCTGACAAAAAGCGCGAACCCTCAATCACGAGAATGCAGGGGAGGGAAGAACAAACCGCAAACAGTTAAAAAACCCTACAAGCAGTAAGACAGTGAAAGGGAAAATGGGTTTACTTcatttttgatttctttttaacctaatttttcaattcagtcCTTGCCTTGCCACATAATATTGCTGACTTGGACTCAAACCTGCCACATTGGGATGCTTACGTTTGCCAAATAGACATTTGACTAACAGAGGAAATTAGATTTTAACAGCAGGGACTTATTTGCATAACGGAGGTAAAGTTAGGgactattatgaattaaaatttaagtcagggactaatatgcaaagtggttacaatctcagggactaaattgcctattcactcatTACTTTACTTCACAAACTAGTAAACTTGACTTTTCACTCATATTTTCAACATACAACCTTGGCCTTTTTATAGGCATATTACATGCAATATAATGTAATAAATACAATGCTAAGTGACACTTAAGAGATAGGGTAGTTAATTGCACGTAGTAGTTTGCTAATCCTCCCACATAGCAATAAACAAACCGTAGAGTTACTACTTATGGTCACGTAATAACCAAGGAACCAAAACTTAACACCGAGCTAGCAACAAAACGGTGCACATCATGTTACAACCACCTAAAAGATGGTGTTGTCATGCATTGGGGGTGCAATAATAAGAAATTTGCtgcttaatttaaataaaagttaaccAACATTGCCTCCTTAAATCAAGCATGTGTCATTCCGAGCAATTTTTTCAACTTGTAGAATGATTTGATCTTCAACGGCTTCATGAAAATATCTGCCACTTGCTATTTAATTGGGTAATAATTAATCTCTACTCCTTTCTCAACTATCAGTTATGTATCTTGTGGAATTGAATAAATGTGCTTAGACTACCCACGAACACTGAAATTTTGCTCCAGGCAATTGCATACTTGTTGTCGCAAAAAATTTCTATGGAAGAATTTTGCTTCTGATGCATCACTTCTAAAATTCTTTGGTCGTTTCTTCGAGGACCAAGATACTGCACCCGCACCTAGATGAAATGCATACCGATTTTGTGGTTGCTAAATCAGTGACAAAATTAATTGGTGATTGATCTTGCAATTTTATTGACTGACATCTTTAGTtgctaaatcattttttttagtgttgGCTTTAGTCCCCATgattgttttattcttttttcttattcgaTTCTTTAATAAACTTATGTGGTGGGGCATGGGATAGTTTGGGTAGGGGGTGCCAACCTAGTTGGGATTGTCAATTCTTGCTTGATGCTTTCACctcaacttattaaaaaaaatattgatgtttgtatttattccaatatattttttttggttatggatgaatgataatatagtatttatttgttatgaaatattaaattcatGTTTGTAGAAACTTAAGGATTTTTTTGTTATGAATGGATGACAATACTATTTTGTATAAATAGGTAtttgtaataaatttatttaaattatgacgttattaatgaaattattttaattatttatgattgttaGTTtccaaaaaatatgattattcaatttttatataatattaaatgtattaaaattattattattatccatAATTTAGgtatagtttttgttttattcataGATATAGGCTATAGTGAGACACAATACATGTTGGTAGATCACTACTACGGAAAAtactttttgttatatatatatatatataggtaaaCAAATACATAtaggtaaaaggttcacattcacttcactattaccaaataaaacttattataaatatattcgactcaaaacaaggccgtcaaaatttacaaaatgttttgttaaattagtgaggtaaaataaaatagactaacatcatgcaattaatatagaaacttatATCCCAATGTCAGGatcatgacaagacaaaccacatcatgcaataaaatagactaacaacaagacaaaccacacactagtaagttaggtcactctcactaggtaagatcatagggagaccagtcagaatcacgatgttttgcgagaatgctctaactatatgagatcaacataggcttaaaggagcactcaaaccgagtgacccccaaggcctacattccgaagagtctgtcagggcctctccctcctaattcaggtccaacccaaaaaacattttagcacacagactctatctatgaactgtacaaaacacacgactcctcagttgttctcaaaatagtttatctcatcacccttaaagggtcttagcattaactcatcgcccttaaagggacttaacattaactcgtcacccttaaagggacttagcattaactcgtcgcccttaaagggacttaacattaactcgtcgcccttaaagggacttagcattaactcgtcgcccttaaagggtcttatagtcgtgcgattgtacaattcatagttcacaactcaatgcacacaacatctcaatgcacatatatatctcaaccacatacatactcaatttatcacatacactcgatctcaatcacaatggtataatctcaatttaacgcGTTATCACACCctatgaatcatatacactttacctatgaactatgtgATACACATgattactcaattgttttcaaaatcattttaactcgtcgggttcccacagtggatcccatcacaatactcgtcaccCCTAAAGGATCACCCCTCAAATAGTTTattacaattatatcaaaatcatgggtcaaAACACAAGAACATTAAGAGCACTCaaatttatcaatcaattctcatcataacatcaattggtacgtagaacacaataatattgtatttataatcataaaggaaaatttttaattcaataaacatctcaaaataaatctcaatttaatccTCAAGGATCCCTAcatatgttcattctaaccccaattgtgataaactcatcccttatctCTAAGCGTACTCATGTGTTTTCTGGCAACGATAGCGGTATCTCTAGCAATTTCCTGATATTCCTGAATTTTTTTCGTCTGAttgctctgatagggttcccaaacgttagagagaagaataagggattgaagcctccattttatACTGTCTTTGTGCGATTCTGTTTTCGCTCTCCATAGATATTATCTCGAAAATACCAATGGTGAAGCTGTGTAGAATTGAATCACGAActacatattaaaattttacgaCAATCCAATGGTCAACGAATccgagatcatagttttaccaagacagttttgggtttttgTGGGAAAAGAAAAGGCTACGATGTGAAGTGTATTTCTCTTGGCTTCGACATGGTTTCAAAATTtacaacggtgagaatgcttggaattgggttgcgaaccTAGTGCTTAAATTTCACGGCGATCTAACGGTAAATGAGTCCaagatcatcatttttctaagacGGGTTTGGTGGTATGTGagaaaagaaagagttttgGGAGGAAAatggggaaaaacgaaaatgagaagaagaagaggcatCGCCAGAGTGAAAACTGACATAACACGACTCTACTTATACCTAGGGTATTTataacttattatttactctatttatttatttttattattttataaaaacaaattatattttattccctatcaaatgaataaagaaaatatcctctttattttctctaaaatcattattttaattaataaagttatttcttcttatttatttaattataaaaaccttattatttttctaaaaaattatttatttataaatacaattctttttaaattagtctACGAAAAATAGGATGTTACAATACCTATGCAACAtagaa of Glycine soja cultivar W05 chromosome 1, ASM419377v2, whole genome shotgun sequence contains these proteins:
- the LOC114423073 gene encoding uncharacterized protein LOC114423073, yielding MLYLECDPIRKAVENEDDLDDVPVAGHEEDVGAGEQRDAGEQMDTGEQRDGGEQRDTNAGEQRDGSEERDTGGEERDVADSEEEKEVDSDETDAEWFINFSCMLNEVEAEVETDVYHSEELNIPISSDDEDEDVEVYPQYSQSSGVGEQKLELGMEFGTLDEFKSALREYSILMGREFKWKKNDKQRARAKCKKAFCDWEIYCAKNEVRNSFQIKTFKHNHNCCREVNNKQANRQWVVSKLEGKLRMQPTLKCVEALEYFKQEFGVHIEVTKMWRAMKEAKQLVEWNERKQYAKVFDYAHELLRSNPGSTVKINTVPSPKGPPQFQRLYICLAGCKKGFVAGCRPFIGLDGCFLKSAFGGNLLSAVGLDGNNHIYVIAYVVVDIENKDNWKWFLTLLHEDLGDYIQNGWNFMSDMQKGLIPALQEVMSGAPHRFVVLHLWKIFTKQWKSKELKGIVWQCAKSTTVAEFEGHMAHLKTINCQAWEYLNKWPKQAWTKAHFSTIPKVDNICNNTCEVFNSRILQYRCKPIITMLEEIRSYIMRTMAARKVKLSGKPGPLCPVQYKRLEKEFHFANQWTPIWCGDNMGLRYEVHMWGNKVEVNLGEWTCTCGVWQLTGMPCRHAIATITHKGGKPEDMCHEWLSIEAYNKTYQHFIEPVQGPQYWAQTQYTHPVPPHKRVQRGRPKKNRKRSVWPNQS